A portion of the Intestinibacillus sp. Marseille-P6563 genome contains these proteins:
- a CDS encoding fructose-1,6-bisphosphatase: MKDFQYYKLLSEQYPTIESVSNAIVGMTATLCLPKGTEYYFSDLHGEHEAFIHLLRSGSGVIRDKIEALFSHSILESDRAELAALICYPEAMLASKRRTCPRFAEWSELTIGRLVLVCRDVSAKYTRSRVHKAMDVNYAFILDELLQTDDTDPDKRRYFRELIASVVKSQVSDPLITALCHLIQQMTVDHLHIIGDIFDRGPRADMILDELMKYHDVDIQWGNHDINWMGAMSGNRVCLFNVLKIAISYNSFDVLEDGYGINLRPLSMFAAETYPDDPCARFQPHVLDENKYDPVDPQLAAKMHKAVAIILFKLEGQLIQRHPEYGMQGRLLLDKVNFKKGAITIGGTEYPMLDTNFPTVDPADPYRLSEAEELLVENTLASFQHSARLRRHIDYIYTHGGMYKVSNNNLLYHGCIPMTTSGEFDTLELSHGHYSGKALLDHLDQRVRQAYYTGDPDSVDLMWYLWCGAKSPLFGKDRMTTFERCFIGDKSLQAEPMNPYYHCYEDPAQCTKILEDFGLNPSHAHIVNGHVPVKNGENPVKAGGRLFVIDGGISKAYQSKTGIAGYTLIFNSHNIELAEHMPFRPADETHPLAEMSSSVHIVERMPRRLTVADTDAGDTFREKIEDLENLLALYRDGVLGETFQ, from the coding sequence ATTTCCAATATTACAAGCTGCTCAGTGAACAATATCCTACCATTGAATCGGTGTCCAACGCCATTGTCGGCATGACGGCCACGCTCTGCCTGCCTAAGGGCACCGAATATTATTTCAGCGACCTGCACGGCGAGCACGAGGCGTTCATCCATCTATTGCGCTCGGGCTCGGGCGTCATCCGCGACAAGATTGAAGCTCTGTTCTCCCACTCCATCCTGGAATCCGACCGGGCCGAACTGGCTGCCCTCATCTGCTATCCCGAGGCCATGCTGGCGAGCAAACGCCGCACCTGTCCCCGCTTTGCCGAATGGTCGGAACTGACCATCGGACGGCTGGTACTGGTCTGCCGCGATGTGTCGGCCAAGTATACCCGCAGCCGGGTACACAAGGCCATGGACGTAAATTATGCGTTTATTCTGGACGAACTGCTCCAGACCGACGACACCGACCCGGATAAGCGCCGCTATTTCCGCGAGCTCATCGCCTCGGTGGTCAAATCGCAGGTGTCCGACCCCCTCATCACCGCGCTGTGCCACCTCATCCAGCAGATGACCGTCGACCATCTGCACATCATCGGCGATATTTTTGACCGCGGACCGCGCGCCGATATGATCCTGGACGAACTGATGAAATATCACGACGTGGACATCCAGTGGGGCAACCATGACATCAACTGGATGGGCGCCATGAGCGGCAACCGCGTCTGTCTATTCAATGTACTCAAAATCGCCATCAGTTATAACTCCTTTGACGTGCTGGAGGACGGCTATGGCATCAATCTACGGCCGCTGTCCATGTTTGCCGCCGAAACCTACCCGGATGACCCCTGCGCCCGGTTCCAGCCCCATGTGCTTGACGAAAACAAGTATGACCCCGTAGACCCGCAGCTTGCCGCCAAAATGCACAAGGCGGTCGCTATCATCCTGTTCAAGCTGGAAGGCCAGCTCATCCAGCGGCATCCCGAATACGGCATGCAGGGCCGCCTGCTGCTGGACAAGGTCAATTTCAAAAAGGGCGCCATCACCATCGGCGGCACCGAGTATCCCATGCTGGACACCAACTTTCCCACCGTCGACCCCGCGGACCCGTACCGTCTGAGCGAAGCCGAAGAATTGCTGGTGGAAAATACCCTGGCTTCCTTCCAGCACAGCGCCCGGCTGCGCCGCCACATCGATTATATTTACACCCACGGCGGCATGTACAAGGTATCCAACAATAATCTGCTGTACCACGGCTGCATCCCCATGACAACAAGTGGAGAGTTTGACACCCTGGAACTTAGCCATGGCCATTATTCGGGCAAGGCGCTGCTCGACCATCTCGACCAGCGGGTGCGGCAGGCCTACTATACCGGCGACCCGGACAGCGTAGACCTGATGTGGTACTTATGGTGCGGCGCCAAATCGCCGCTGTTCGGCAAGGACCGGATGACCACCTTTGAGCGCTGCTTCATTGGGGATAAATCGCTGCAAGCCGAGCCGATGAATCCCTATTATCACTGCTATGAGGACCCGGCCCAGTGCACCAAGATTTTGGAGGACTTTGGCCTGAATCCCAGCCATGCACACATCGTCAATGGCCATGTGCCGGTCAAGAACGGCGAAAATCCGGTCAAGGCCGGGGGACGGCTGTTTGTCATCGACGGCGGCATCTCCAAGGCCTACCAGTCCAAGACCGGCATTGCGGGTTATACCCTCATCTTCAATTCCCACAACATCGAACTGGCCGAGCATATGCCCTTCCGCCCGGCCGATGAGACCCATCCGCTGGCTGAAATGAGCTCAAGCGTCCACATCGTGGAGCGCATGCCCCGCCGGCTCACGGTAGCCGATACCGATGCGGGCGATACCTTCCGCGAAAAGATCGAAGATCTGGAAAACCTCCTGGCGCTGTACCGGGACGGTGTTCTGGGCGAAACCTTCCAATAA
- the fusA gene encoding elongation factor G, with protein sequence MPREYSLERTRNIGIMAHIDAGKTTTTERILYYTGVNYKIGDTHDGTATMDWMEQEQERGITITSAATTCHWSGSRQQYPEHRINIIDTPGHVDFTIEVQRSLRVLDGSVTVFCAKGGVEPQSETVWHQADDYHVPRMAFVNKMDIMGADFFNVIQMMKDRLKCNAVPIQLPIGAEDTFKGIVDLMTMRAEVYYDDLGKDVRDEDIPADMVEQAQEYHDAMVESIAELDEDLMMKYLEGEEITVDELKAALRKGVCNVEIIPVLCGTAYRNKGVQMLLDAVVDYMPAPTDIPPIKGVNPDTEEEDVRHSSDEEPFAALAFKIMTDPYVGRLTFFRVYSGSLTAGSSVLNATKGNRERMGRILQMHANSRKDIEIVYSGDIAAAVGLKNTTTGDTLCDEKHPIILESMNFPEPVIRVAIEPKTKAGQEKMGIALAKLAEEDPTFRTWTDEETGQTIIAGMGELHLEIIVDRLLREFKVEANVGEPQVAYKETIRRSADVDMKYARQSGGKGQYGHVKIIVEPNESGKGYEFINKVVGGAIPKEYIEPVNQGIQGAMQAGVLAGYPVVDVKVTLYDGSFHEVDSSEMAFKIAGSMAFKEAMRKADPVLMEPIMQVDVMVPEDYMGDVIGGLNARRGQIQGMEPRGGVQAIGAAVPLSEMFGYATALRSSTQGRGQYTMQPSHYTEVPKSVQEKIIDARTKNND encoded by the coding sequence ATGCCTAGAGAATATTCCCTGGAAAGAACCAGAAATATCGGCATCATGGCCCACATCGATGCCGGTAAGACCACCACGACCGAACGTATCCTGTACTACACCGGTGTAAACTACAAGATCGGCGATACCCACGACGGTACGGCGACCATGGACTGGATGGAGCAGGAACAGGAACGCGGTATTACGATCACTTCGGCGGCAACCACCTGCCATTGGTCCGGTTCCCGTCAGCAGTATCCGGAACACCGCATCAACATCATCGACACCCCGGGCCACGTAGACTTCACCATCGAAGTTCAGCGCTCCCTGCGCGTACTGGACGGCTCGGTTACCGTATTCTGCGCCAAGGGCGGCGTAGAACCCCAGTCGGAAACCGTTTGGCATCAGGCGGACGACTATCATGTACCGCGTATGGCGTTCGTCAACAAGATGGACATCATGGGCGCTGACTTCTTCAACGTTATCCAGATGATGAAGGATCGCCTGAAGTGTAATGCGGTTCCGATCCAGCTGCCGATCGGTGCAGAAGATACCTTTAAGGGTATCGTTGACCTGATGACCATGCGCGCAGAGGTTTACTACGATGACCTCGGCAAGGACGTCCGCGATGAGGACATCCCGGCTGACATGGTTGAGCAGGCACAGGAATACCATGACGCTATGGTAGAATCGATCGCTGAGCTCGACGAGGACCTCATGATGAAGTACCTCGAGGGCGAAGAGATCACGGTTGATGAGCTCAAGGCTGCACTGCGTAAGGGCGTGTGCAACGTAGAGATCATCCCGGTTCTGTGCGGTACCGCTTACCGCAACAAGGGCGTACAGATGCTTCTGGACGCAGTTGTTGACTATATGCCGGCTCCGACCGACATCCCGCCGATCAAGGGCGTAAATCCGGACACCGAGGAAGAGGACGTTCGTCATTCTTCCGACGAAGAGCCGTTTGCAGCCCTGGCATTTAAGATCATGACCGACCCGTATGTAGGTCGTCTGACCTTCTTCCGTGTATACTCGGGCAGCCTGACCGCTGGTTCCTCGGTTCTCAATGCAACCAAGGGCAACCGCGAGCGTATGGGCCGTATCCTGCAGATGCACGCAAACTCCCGTAAGGACATCGAGATCGTTTACTCGGGCGACATCGCAGCAGCGGTTGGCCTGAAGAACACCACCACCGGTGATACGCTGTGCGACGAAAAGCACCCGATCATCCTGGAGTCCATGAACTTCCCGGAACCGGTTATCCGTGTTGCGATCGAGCCCAAGACCAAGGCGGGCCAGGAGAAGATGGGTATCGCGCTGGCGAAGCTGGCCGAAGAAGACCCGACCTTCCGCACCTGGACCGACGAGGAAACCGGTCAGACCATCATCGCCGGCATGGGCGAACTGCACCTGGAAATCATCGTTGACCGTCTGCTCCGCGAATTCAAGGTCGAAGCAAACGTCGGCGAGCCGCAGGTTGCTTATAAGGAAACCATCCGTCGTTCGGCAGACGTCGACATGAAGTATGCACGTCAGTCCGGCGGTAAGGGCCAGTATGGTCACGTTAAGATCATCGTTGAGCCCAACGAGTCCGGTAAGGGCTACGAGTTCATCAACAAGGTTGTCGGCGGTGCGATTCCGAAGGAATACATCGAGCCGGTTAACCAGGGTATCCAGGGCGCAATGCAGGCCGGTGTTCTGGCCGGCTACCCGGTTGTTGACGTAAAGGTTACCCTGTACGATGGCTCGTTCCACGAAGTCGACTCCTCGGAAATGGCGTTTAAGATCGCCGGCTCCATGGCGTTCAAGGAAGCAATGCGTAAGGCTGATCCGGTTCTGATGGAGCCGATCATGCAGGTCGACGTTATGGTTCCGGAAGACTACATGGGCGACGTAATCGGCGGCCTGAATGCTCGCCGTGGCCAGATTCAGGGCATGGAGCCGCGTGGCGGCGTCCAGGCAATCGGCGCAGCTGTTCCGCTGAGCGAAATGTTCGGTTATGCAACCGCTCTGCGTTCGAGCACCCAGGGCCGTGGCCAGTACACCATGCAGCCGAGCCACTACACTGAGGTTCCGAAGTCGGTACAGGAAAAAATTATCGACGCTCGTACGAAAAATAACGACTAA
- the rpoC gene encoding DNA-directed RNA polymerase subunit beta', whose protein sequence is MGYNTFNAIKIGLASPDLIREWSYGEVKKPETINYRTLKPEKDGLFCERIFGPTKDWECHCGKYKKVRYKGKICDKCGVEVTRAKVRRERMGHIELAAPVSHIWYFKGIPSRMGLILDISPRVLEKVLYFAAYIVTEPGDTPLMKKQILTEIEYRDMREKYEDDFEASMGAEAIQALLKEIDLEKLSQELRAELRDASGQKRMRIIKRLEVVESFRTSGNRPEWMIMDVVPVIPPEIRPMVQLDGGRFATSDLNDLYRRVINRNNRLKRLLELGAPDIIVRNEKRMLQEAVDALIDNGRRGRPVTGPNNRALKSLSDMLKGKQGRFRQNLLGKRVDYSGRSVIVVGPDLKIWQCGLPKEMALELFKPFIMKRLVEDGLASNIKSAKKMVERAKAEVWDVLADIIKGHPVMLNRAPTLHRLGIQAFEPVLVEGRAIRLHPLVCTAFNADFDGDQMAVHVPLSAEAQAEARLLMLSANNLLKPQDGKPVTVPSQDMVLGSYYLTIDRDTEPGTGKVFASPDEALMAYDQGIVGIHAPIKVRMTKQIGGRTVSKLVDATPGRLIFNERIPQDLGFVDRTDETCLDLEIMFTCGKKELGKIIDRCIHVHDFNKTAEVLDSIKAMGYKYSTQGALTVAVADMLVPDEKDTLVHESEQKVAQIDRKYKRGFITDDERYRLVVAEWESTTKKVTGKLQENMKAQRYNPIHMMADSGARGSINQIRQLAGMRGLMASTSGKTIEIPIKSNFREGLSVLEYFISARGARKGLADTALRTADSGYLTRRLVDVSQDVIIREEDCGATKGIWVEDIKEGNQIIETFRERLLGRFPVDDVLHPETGELLVSKDTMMKDAEADKIVNAGITRLQIRSVLECRARKGVCSHCYGMNLAVGTPCGMGEAVGIIAAQSIGEPGTQLTMRTFHTGGVAGSDITQGLPRVEELFEARKPKKVATLAEIPGVVSIEESKRTTLKTINIVNPENGDIRSYQLASSSGIRVEDGQTVKQGEQLNEGALSPHDILRILDPRAVHDYEIKEVQKVYRQQGVDINDKHIEVIVRQMMRKVKVEDAGDANVLPGSVMDLLEFEDFNNEVQKRIDAGETDLKLATCSPTLMGITKASLATESFLSAASFQETTRVLTDAAIKGKIDPLLGLKENVIIGKLIPAGSGMQEYRSGHYEQTVNLD, encoded by the coding sequence ATGGGATATAACACATTTAACGCCATTAAAATCGGTCTGGCTTCGCCCGATCTCATCCGCGAGTGGTCGTATGGCGAGGTGAAAAAGCCGGAAACCATCAACTACCGTACCCTCAAGCCCGAAAAGGACGGCCTGTTCTGCGAACGCATCTTTGGGCCGACCAAGGACTGGGAATGCCATTGCGGTAAGTACAAGAAGGTGCGCTACAAGGGCAAGATCTGTGATAAGTGCGGCGTCGAAGTGACCCGCGCCAAGGTCCGCCGTGAGCGTATGGGCCACATCGAGCTGGCTGCCCCGGTGTCGCACATCTGGTACTTTAAGGGCATCCCGTCCCGCATGGGCCTGATTCTGGATATTTCTCCGCGCGTACTCGAAAAGGTGCTGTACTTTGCAGCCTATATCGTCACCGAACCGGGCGATACCCCGCTGATGAAGAAGCAGATCCTCACCGAGATCGAGTACCGCGATATGCGCGAAAAGTATGAGGACGATTTCGAAGCATCCATGGGCGCTGAAGCCATTCAGGCACTGCTCAAGGAGATCGACCTGGAAAAGCTGTCGCAGGAGCTGCGCGCCGAGCTGCGCGACGCTTCCGGCCAGAAGCGCATGCGCATCATCAAGCGCCTGGAGGTCGTGGAATCCTTCCGCACCTCGGGCAACCGCCCGGAGTGGATGATTATGGACGTGGTTCCGGTCATCCCGCCGGAAATCCGGCCCATGGTACAGCTGGACGGCGGCCGCTTCGCGACCTCGGACCTCAATGACCTGTACCGCCGCGTGATTAACCGTAACAACCGTCTGAAGCGTCTGCTCGAACTGGGCGCGCCCGACATCATCGTGCGCAACGAGAAGCGCATGCTCCAGGAAGCCGTCGACGCCCTGATCGACAACGGCCGTCGCGGCCGTCCGGTCACTGGCCCGAACAACCGCGCCCTCAAGTCCCTGTCCGACATGCTGAAGGGTAAGCAGGGCCGCTTCCGTCAGAACCTGCTCGGTAAGCGCGTTGACTACTCCGGCCGTTCGGTTATCGTCGTCGGCCCGGACCTTAAGATCTGGCAGTGCGGTCTGCCCAAGGAAATGGCTCTCGAGCTGTTCAAACCCTTTATCATGAAGCGCCTGGTCGAAGACGGCCTGGCTTCCAATATCAAATCGGCCAAGAAGATGGTCGAGCGCGCCAAGGCCGAGGTCTGGGACGTGCTGGCTGACATCATCAAGGGCCATCCGGTTATGCTGAACCGTGCACCGACGCTGCACCGTCTGGGTATCCAGGCGTTCGAGCCCGTGCTGGTCGAAGGCCGCGCGATTCGTCTGCATCCGCTGGTATGTACGGCATTTAACGCCGACTTCGACGGCGACCAGATGGCCGTGCACGTACCGCTGTCCGCCGAGGCACAGGCCGAGGCTCGACTGCTCATGCTGTCGGCCAACAACCTGTTAAAGCCGCAGGACGGCAAGCCGGTTACCGTTCCGTCGCAGGATATGGTACTCGGTTCCTACTACCTGACCATTGACCGCGATACCGAGCCGGGCACCGGCAAGGTCTTCGCGTCCCCGGACGAAGCCCTGATGGCATACGACCAGGGCATCGTCGGTATCCATGCGCCCATCAAGGTACGCATGACCAAGCAGATCGGTGGCCGCACCGTGTCCAAGCTGGTCGATGCGACCCCGGGCCGCCTGATCTTTAACGAACGCATCCCGCAGGATCTGGGCTTTGTCGATCGTACCGATGAGACCTGCCTGGACCTCGAAATTATGTTCACCTGCGGTAAGAAGGAACTCGGCAAGATTATCGACCGCTGCATCCACGTGCACGACTTCAATAAGACCGCCGAGGTACTCGACTCCATCAAGGCCATGGGCTACAAGTACTCCACTCAGGGCGCGCTGACCGTTGCGGTTGCCGACATGCTGGTGCCGGACGAAAAGGACACCCTGGTGCACGAGTCCGAGCAGAAGGTCGCTCAGATCGACCGCAAGTACAAGCGCGGCTTCATCACCGATGACGAACGCTATCGTCTGGTCGTTGCCGAGTGGGAATCGACCACCAAGAAGGTAACGGGCAAGCTGCAGGAAAACATGAAGGCACAGCGCTACAACCCGATTCACATGATGGCCGATTCGGGCGCGCGTGGTTCGATCAACCAGATTCGTCAGCTGGCCGGTATGCGCGGCCTGATGGCATCCACCTCCGGTAAGACGATCGAAATCCCGATTAAGTCCAACTTCCGTGAAGGTCTGTCGGTACTCGAATACTTCATCTCGGCGCGTGGCGCTCGTAAGGGTCTGGCCGATACTGCGCTTCGTACCGCGGACTCCGGTTACCTGACCCGTCGTCTGGTTGACGTTTCGCAGGATGTCATCATCCGCGAGGAAGACTGCGGCGCAACCAAGGGCATCTGGGTCGAGGACATCAAGGAAGGCAACCAGATCATCGAGACCTTCCGCGAGCGTCTGCTTGGCCGCTTCCCGGTCGACGATGTTCTCCATCCGGAGACCGGCGAACTGCTGGTATCCAAGGACACCATGATGAAGGACGCCGAGGCCGACAAGATCGTAAATGCTGGCATCACCCGTCTGCAGATTCGTTCGGTTCTGGAATGCCGCGCACGCAAGGGCGTTTGCTCGCACTGCTACGGCATGAACCTGGCCGTTGGCACGCCGTGCGGCATGGGCGAAGCGGTTGGTATCATCGCAGCCCAGTCGATCGGTGAACCGGGTACCCAGCTGACCATGCGTACGTTCCACACCGGCGGCGTCGCAGGTTCGGACATCACCCAAGGTCTGCCGCGTGTCGAAGAACTGTTCGAGGCACGCAAGCCCAAGAAGGTGGCGACCCTGGCCGAGATCCCGGGCGTGGTTTCCATCGAGGAATCCAAGCGCACCACCCTCAAGACCATCAACATCGTCAACCCCGAAAACGGCGATATCCGTTCGTATCAGCTGGCTTCTTCGTCGGGCATCCGTGTCGAAGACGGCCAGACCGTCAAGCAGGGTGAGCAGCTCAACGAAGGCGCACTCAGCCCGCACGATATCCTGCGTATCCTGGATCCTCGTGCCGTACACGACTATGAGATCAAGGAAGTTCAGAAGGTATACCGTCAGCAGGGCGTTGATATCAACGATAAGCACATCGAAGTTATCGTGCGCCAGATGATGCGCAAGGTCAAGGTCGAAGACGCAGGCGATGCCAATGTGCTGCCGGGTTCGGTTATGGACCTGCTCGAGTTCGAGGACTTCAACAACGAAGTGCAGAAGCGCATCGATGCAGGCGAGACCGACCTCAAGCTTGCCACTTGCAGCCCGACGCTCATGGGTATCACCAAGGCGTCGCTGGCAACCGAATCCTTCCTGTCCGCGGCATCCTTCCAGGAGACCACCCGCGTGCTGACCGACGCAGCGATCAAGGGTAAGATCGACCCGCTGCTCGGCCTGAAGGAAAACGTTATCATCGGTAAGCTCATCCCGGCAGGCTCCGGTATGCAGGAATACCGCAGCGGCCACTACGAGCAGACCGTGAACCTCGATTAA
- the tuf gene encoding elongation factor Tu, translating into MAKEKFDRSLPHVNIGTIGHVDHGKTTLTAAITKVLAMDGAAEYQAYDSIDKAPEEKERGITINTAHVEYHTKNRHYAHVDCPGHADYVKNMITGAAQMDGAILVVSAADGPMPQTREHILLSRQVGVPYIVVFMNKADQVDDEELLDLVEMEIRELLSSYEFPGDDIPVIRGSALQVLTCESNDPNAPEYKCIHELMDAVDTYIPTPDRAADKPFIMPVEDVFSITGRGTVATGRVERGVLKMGEEVEIVGLMDAPRKTVVTGIEMFRKLLDYAEAGDNIGALLRGIQKTEIERGQVLAKPGSIHPHTKFKGQVYVLKKEEGGRHTPFFNNYRPQFYFRTTDVTGVISLPEGTEMCMPGDNVEMDVELITPIAIEEGLRFAIREGGRTVGSGVVVKINE; encoded by the coding sequence ATGGCAAAGGAAAAATTTGACCGCTCCCTGCCGCACGTAAACATTGGCACCATCGGCCACGTTGACCACGGCAAGACCACTCTGACCGCTGCAATCACCAAGGTTCTGGCGATGGACGGCGCTGCAGAATATCAGGCTTACGACTCGATCGACAAGGCTCCGGAAGAGAAGGAGCGCGGCATTACCATCAACACCGCGCACGTTGAATATCACACCAAGAATCGTCACTACGCGCACGTTGACTGCCCGGGCCATGCTGACTACGTTAAGAACATGATCACCGGTGCTGCTCAGATGGACGGCGCTATCCTGGTTGTATCCGCGGCTGACGGCCCGATGCCCCAGACCCGTGAGCACATCCTGCTGTCCCGTCAGGTAGGCGTTCCCTACATCGTTGTATTCATGAACAAGGCTGACCAGGTTGACGACGAAGAGCTGCTGGATCTGGTAGAAATGGAAATCCGTGAGCTGCTGAGCTCCTACGAGTTCCCGGGCGACGACATCCCGGTAATCCGTGGTTCGGCTCTGCAGGTTCTGACCTGTGAGTCCAACGACCCGAACGCTCCGGAGTACAAGTGCATCCACGAGCTGATGGACGCTGTTGACACCTATATCCCGACCCCGGACCGTGCTGCTGACAAGCCGTTCATCATGCCGGTCGAGGACGTATTCTCCATCACCGGTCGTGGTACCGTTGCTACCGGCCGTGTAGAGCGTGGCGTACTGAAGATGGGCGAAGAAGTTGAAATCGTTGGCCTGATGGACGCTCCGCGCAAGACCGTTGTTACCGGTATCGAAATGTTCCGCAAGCTGCTCGACTACGCAGAAGCTGGCGACAACATCGGTGCTCTGCTCCGCGGTATCCAGAAGACTGAGATCGAGCGTGGCCAGGTTCTGGCTAAGCCGGGCTCCATTCATCCGCACACCAAGTTCAAGGGCCAGGTATACGTTCTGAAGAAGGAAGAAGGCGGCCGTCATACTCCGTTCTTCAACAACTACCGTCCCCAGTTCTACTTCCGTACCACCGACGTAACTGGCGTTATCTCCCTGCCGGAAGGCACTGAGATGTGCATGCCGGGCGACAACGTTGAAATGGACGTTGAACTGATCACCCCGATCGCTATCGAAGAAGGTCTGCGTTTCGCTATCCGTGAGGGTGGCCGTACCGTAGGTTCTGGCGTCGTTGTTAAGATCAACGAGTAA
- a CDS encoding L7Ae/L30e/S12e/Gadd45 family ribosomal protein: MLSQLTAAAKVVGVKQSRKAIRDGKAARVYVALDAEQRVLRPICDLCREMNVPVEEVATMAELGLACQIDVGAAVVTVLAE; encoded by the coding sequence ATGCTTTCTCAGTTAACGGCGGCGGCCAAGGTCGTTGGCGTCAAGCAATCCAGAAAGGCCATCCGCGATGGTAAGGCGGCGCGTGTTTATGTGGCGCTCGACGCGGAACAGCGTGTGCTGCGCCCGATCTGCGATCTGTGCCGCGAAATGAACGTTCCGGTGGAAGAAGTCGCCACCATGGCCGAACTTGGTCTGGCCTGCCAGATCGATGTGGGCGCCGCGGTCGTGACCGTTCTGGCCGAATGA
- the rpsG gene encoding 30S ribosomal protein S7: MPRRGNVPKRDVLPDPLYNSKLVTKLVNSIMLDGKKGVAQKVVYGAFDIVRDKSGREPLEVFAEAMENIMPSLEVKARRVGGATYQVPMEVRPERRQTLGLRWLTKYSRARSEKTMRARLAGEILDAANNLGGSVKKREDTHKMAEANKAFAHYRY; the protein is encoded by the coding sequence GTGCCAAGAAGAGGAAACGTTCCCAAGAGAGACGTTCTGCCCGATCCGCTCTACAACTCCAAGCTCGTCACCAAGCTGGTCAACTCGATCATGCTCGACGGCAAGAAGGGCGTTGCGCAGAAGGTCGTTTATGGTGCTTTTGACATTGTTCGAGACAAATCCGGTCGTGAACCCCTGGAGGTTTTCGCCGAAGCGATGGAAAACATCATGCCGAGCCTGGAAGTTAAGGCACGCCGCGTAGGCGGTGCAACCTACCAGGTGCCGATGGAAGTTCGTCCGGAGCGCCGTCAGACCCTGGGTCTGCGCTGGCTGACCAAGTACTCCCGCGCACGTTCGGAGAAGACCATGCGTGCACGTCTGGCTGGCGAGATCCTCGATGCAGCCAACAATCTGGGCGGCTCTGTCAAGAAGCGTGAAGATACGCACAAGATGGCAGAGGCGAACAAGGCATTCGCTCACTACCGTTATTAA
- the rpsL gene encoding 30S ribosomal protein S12, with amino-acid sequence MPTFNQLVRKGREVSKYKSTAPALQVGYNSQKKKQTEQSAPQKRGVCTTVKTMTPKKPNSALRKIARVRLTNGMEVSAYIPGIGHNLQEHSVVMVRGGRVKDLPGVRYHIIRGTLDTQGVANRKQARSKYGAKRPKAGK; translated from the coding sequence ATGCCTACTTTTAATCAGCTGGTACGCAAGGGACGTGAGGTATCCAAGTACAAGTCCACGGCTCCGGCGCTGCAGGTTGGCTACAACTCTCAGAAGAAGAAGCAGACCGAGCAGTCCGCACCGCAGAAGCGCGGCGTATGCACCACGGTTAAGACCATGACCCCGAAGAAGCCGAACTCTGCACTTCGTAAGATTGCTCGTGTTCGTCTGACTAACGGTATGGAAGTTTCCGCTTACATCCCGGGTATTGGCCACAACCTGCAGGAGCACTCGGTCGTTATGGTTCGCGGCGGCCGTGTTAAGGACCTTCCTGGTGTGCGTTACCACATCATCCGCGGCACTCTGGATACCCAGGGCGTTGCAAACCGCAAGCAGGCCCGTTCCAAGTACGGTGCGAAGCGTCCGAAGGCTGGCAAGTAA